From Acidiphilium acidophilum, the proteins below share one genomic window:
- a CDS encoding VirB4 family type IV secretion/conjugal transfer ATPase, protein MRGNTGWSERDAAPYLPYLGHIRPEVMLLDDGSLLAMGELDGLPCELADDAERNAVTRMLNGLWKTIADDNLTIATHLIRHRSVADLPPGVFPNAFSGTLDRLYRQRVLAGRLYQNRYLLSVLVAPRNPAGGAIGGRRLTRTLARLRQQPVGASDHLLLQLEDIWGAISRTLDAYGLRRLGLRDGRGGAFQFSAIAEALRLILTGDFLPVPLVSGPIGSAIYTDQVIFGRRAYEIRSPGTPRFGAIFGLREYPAVTFPGMLDHVLSLPFPLVLSQSFGFLARHDATGKLALKQNQMTAAGDKALSQIDELTDAQDHLASGHLAMGAHHLSLAIYADTIATLNAQAGIARTALADAGAVAVQETLGNEAAYFAQLPGNTVWRTRPGAITTRNFAALSGFDAFPRGAAHGHWGPALVRFRTTAGTPYDFVPHVGDVGMTAIFGKTGQGKTTLMLFLLALFPRYFTERGGAVVFFDKDRGGELLCRAVGGRYLEIRGGVDSGLAPLRGLEDNSQSVAFLVDWVGGLITQDGHGPLPPDDEARLARGIAALLRMPPALRSFAGLRQFLDWRNPLGAGARLERWCRGGSLGWAFDGEADHVALDAGMCGFDLTAILENPTVCAPAASYLLHRIRNALDGRRFVLSCDEFNFYLLNPLFAKIWADFYLTARKANAVVMLATQEPGPVLASPMGQSILNQCQTLIFCPTPGADERVYCGGLAGGLATAGGSAGGSGGGGGAGARGGPGAGGPSLNLTAGEFRALREDMLPGSRQYLIKRDSGSVIVDFDIGAIPECVAVLSTRKTTAAFAEALRAAHGDAPEAWLPAFMSRCHEAVD, encoded by the coding sequence ATGCGCGGTAACACCGGCTGGTCGGAACGCGATGCCGCGCCCTATCTGCCCTATCTCGGCCATATCCGCCCCGAGGTGATGCTGCTCGACGATGGCAGTCTCCTCGCCATGGGCGAACTCGACGGCCTGCCCTGCGAACTGGCCGACGATGCCGAACGCAACGCCGTGACCCGCATGCTCAACGGGCTGTGGAAGACCATCGCCGATGATAACCTGACCATCGCCACCCATCTGATCCGCCATCGATCCGTGGCAGACCTGCCCCCCGGCGTATTCCCCAACGCATTTTCCGGAACGCTCGACCGGCTGTACCGGCAGCGCGTGCTGGCCGGGCGGCTCTATCAGAACCGCTATCTCCTGAGCGTCCTCGTCGCCCCGCGCAATCCAGCCGGCGGGGCGATCGGCGGACGCAGATTGACCCGCACCCTGGCCCGGCTGCGCCAGCAACCGGTCGGCGCCTCCGATCACCTGCTGCTCCAACTCGAGGACATCTGGGGCGCGATCAGCCGCACCCTCGACGCCTATGGCCTGCGCCGGCTCGGCTTGCGCGACGGGCGGGGGGGCGCGTTCCAGTTCAGCGCCATCGCCGAGGCCCTGCGGTTGATCCTCACCGGGGACTTCCTGCCGGTGCCGCTGGTCAGCGGCCCGATCGGCTCCGCGATCTACACCGATCAGGTGATCTTCGGGCGACGCGCCTACGAGATCCGCAGCCCCGGCACCCCACGCTTCGGCGCGATCTTCGGTCTGCGCGAATACCCCGCCGTGACCTTCCCCGGCATGCTCGACCACGTCCTCTCGCTGCCGTTCCCTCTGGTGCTCTCCCAGAGCTTCGGCTTCCTCGCCCGGCACGACGCCACCGGCAAACTCGCCCTCAAGCAGAACCAGATGACCGCCGCGGGCGACAAGGCGCTGTCACAGATCGATGAACTGACCGACGCCCAGGATCATCTTGCCTCGGGCCATCTCGCGATGGGGGCGCATCACCTCTCACTCGCGATCTACGCCGATACCATCGCCACGCTGAACGCTCAGGCCGGGATCGCCCGCACCGCGCTCGCCGATGCCGGCGCGGTCGCCGTGCAGGAGACGCTCGGCAACGAGGCGGCTTATTTCGCGCAGCTGCCGGGCAACACGGTCTGGCGCACCCGGCCCGGCGCGATCACCACCCGGAATTTCGCGGCCCTGTCGGGGTTCGATGCCTTCCCGCGCGGAGCTGCCCACGGTCACTGGGGGCCGGCGCTCGTACGGTTCAGAACCACCGCCGGCACGCCGTACGATTTTGTCCCCCATGTCGGCGATGTCGGCATGACCGCGATCTTCGGCAAGACCGGCCAGGGCAAGACCACGCTGATGCTGTTCCTGCTCGCCCTGTTCCCCCGGTATTTCACCGAACGCGGCGGCGCCGTGGTGTTCTTCGACAAGGATCGCGGCGGCGAACTGCTCTGCCGCGCGGTCGGCGGACGCTATCTCGAGATCCGCGGCGGGGTCGATAGCGGCCTCGCCCCGCTGCGCGGCCTCGAGGACAACTCGCAATCGGTCGCTTTTCTGGTGGACTGGGTCGGCGGGCTGATCACCCAGGATGGTCACGGCCCGCTGCCGCCCGACGACGAGGCCCGGCTCGCGCGCGGGATCGCCGCCCTGCTGCGGATGCCGCCGGCCCTGCGCTCCTTCGCCGGGCTGCGGCAGTTCCTCGACTGGCGCAACCCGCTGGGGGCCGGAGCCCGGCTCGAACGCTGGTGCCGGGGCGGCTCGCTCGGCTGGGCCTTCGATGGCGAGGCGGACCATGTCGCCCTCGACGCCGGCATGTGCGGCTTCGATCTGACCGCGATCCTGGAAAACCCGACCGTCTGCGCCCCGGCGGCCAGCTACCTGCTCCACCGCATCCGCAACGCCCTCGATGGCCGCCGCTTCGTGCTCTCCTGCGATGAGTTCAATTTCTACCTGCTCAACCCGCTCTTCGCCAAGATCTGGGCGGATTTCTACCTCACCGCCCGCAAGGCCAACGCCGTGGTCATGCTGGCCACCCAGGAACCCGGCCCGGTGCTCGCCTCACCGATGGGCCAGAGCATCCTCAACCAGTGCCAGACCCTGATCTTCTGCCCCACCCCCGGGGCCGATGAACGCGTCTATTGCGGCGGCCTGGCCGGCGGCCTCGCAACAGCGGGGGGCAGTGCCGGCGGAAGCGGCGGGGGCGGGGGTGCCGGTGCGCGCGGCGGTCCCGGCGCCGGCGGTCCCAGCCTGAACCTGACGGCGGGCGAGTTCCGCGCCCTGCGCGAGGATATGCTGCCCGGCTCGCGGCAATACCTGATCAAACGCGACAGCGGCTCGGTGATCGTGGATTTCGACATCGGCGCCATCCCCGAATGCGTCGCCGTCCTCTCCACCCGCAAAACCACCGCCGCCTTCGCCGAAGCCCTGCGCGCCGCACACGGCGACGCGCCGGAGGCCTGGCTGCCCGCCTTCATGTCCCGTTGCCACGAAGCCGTCGATTAG
- a CDS encoding type IV secretion system protein VirB3, which translates to MEPLDHDPLFVAATRPALFLGLPIGLVTLFMLAFGLIIVLIQNPFDELILLPAWLAARLLVRYDYNAVRVAGLWLQTKARSLDTTHWGGASPSPFPVRLRRNGGQGRGLAGGSAGVTGQEAADAR; encoded by the coding sequence ATGGAACCCCTCGACCACGATCCGCTGTTCGTGGCCGCCACCAGGCCGGCGCTGTTCCTCGGCCTGCCGATCGGTCTGGTCACCCTGTTCATGCTGGCCTTCGGCCTGATCATCGTCCTGATCCAGAACCCGTTCGATGAACTGATCCTGCTCCCCGCATGGCTCGCGGCGCGGCTCCTCGTCCGCTACGACTACAACGCGGTCAGGGTGGCCGGGCTGTGGCTCCAGACCAAGGCCCGCTCCCTCGATACCACCCACTGGGGCGGTGCCTCGCCCAGCCCGTTCCCGGTGCGGCTGCGCCGGAATGGCGGGCAGGGGAGGGGGCTCGCGGGCGGTTCCGCCGGGGTGACCGGGCAGGAGGCCGCCGATGCGCGGTAA
- a CDS encoding TrbC/VirB2 family protein, which yields MSNIQTDLRARLQACAIANLAVALATAQRINRYRPAALLATALLVPAIAQAQVVTGGTSPTTILSNIATFILGPFGETIAVLALIGIGVAFMTGRAGIGLIGGVVGGLVLIFGSSYLVTQFVGSGA from the coding sequence ATGTCGAACATCCAGACTGACCTGCGGGCGCGCCTCCAGGCATGCGCCATCGCCAACCTCGCGGTCGCTCTCGCCACCGCGCAGCGGATCAACCGCTACCGCCCCGCTGCCCTGCTCGCCACCGCCCTGCTGGTCCCCGCGATCGCCCAGGCCCAGGTGGTCACCGGCGGCACCTCGCCCACCACCATCCTCAGCAATATCGCGACCTTCATCCTCGGTCCCTTCGGGGAAACCATCGCCGTGCTGGCGCTGATCGGCATCGGTGTCGCCTTCATGACCGGCAGGGCCGGGATCGGCCTGATCGGCGGCGTGGTCGGCGGCCTCGTGCTGATCTTCGGCTCCTCCTATCTGGTCACCCAGTTCGTCGGCTCGGGCGCCTGA
- a CDS encoding type IV secretion system protein, with translation MTRLRLRLLCLGLLAGTASLAAPLALSPLLSPAAAQVPVIDNAAIAQLLQQLAEARQQYQEAVSQYQQLRQTYAALAQTVNPNQWAQQLEQPALQDAMPNTTLLPGLLAGISPPSQLGGTLGTLAQQYLSQNQIYLPQGQGVQPTQLRDEANTTAEIEAVATRNLQSLQTREAALPQIQDQLNSATTIQQVTSIQARLTAEQNYAQAQTAQAENLQVLATEQQQARQAAQTEAYRQGLDQGIANECANLARLGAATTGCSP, from the coding sequence ATGACCCGCCTGCGCCTGCGCCTGCTCTGCCTCGGATTGCTGGCCGGTACCGCCAGCCTCGCCGCACCCTTGGCCCTGTCGCCCCTGCTGAGCCCCGCCGCAGCCCAGGTCCCGGTGATCGACAACGCCGCCATCGCCCAGCTGCTCCAGCAACTCGCCGAAGCCCGCCAGCAATACCAGGAGGCGGTCAGCCAGTACCAGCAATTGCGCCAGACCTATGCCGCCCTGGCCCAGACGGTGAACCCGAACCAATGGGCGCAACAACTCGAACAGCCGGCCCTGCAGGACGCAATGCCGAACACCACGCTGCTGCCCGGCCTCCTGGCAGGGATCAGCCCGCCCTCCCAACTCGGCGGCACGCTCGGTACCCTGGCCCAGCAATACCTCAGCCAGAACCAGATCTATCTGCCGCAAGGGCAGGGGGTGCAGCCGACGCAGCTTCGCGATGAGGCCAACACCACAGCCGAGATCGAGGCGGTCGCCACCCGCAACCTGCAATCGCTGCAAACCCGGGAAGCCGCCCTGCCGCAGATCCAGGACCAGCTGAACTCCGCCACCACGATCCAGCAGGTCACCTCGATCCAGGCGCGGCTGACCGCTGAACAGAATTACGCCCAGGCCCAGACCGCCCAGGCCGAGAACCTCCAGGTGCTCGCCACCGAACAGCAGCAGGCCCGGCAGGCCGCCCAGACCGAAGCCTACCGTCAGGGCCTCGACCAGGGCATCGCCAATGAATGCGCCAACCTCGCCCGGCTCGGGGCGGCCACCACCGGGTGCAGCCCATGA
- a CDS encoding lytic transglycosylase domain-containing protein produces the protein MLLSAAFIGMLAARCAPGIAAGTLAAIAGTESGFNPLAIHDNTTGLAMTPASRIAAISTARRLIAAGHSVDLGLMQINSANLTRFGLTVRSAFTPCASLGAAGRLLALDYQQPTSPGADQAALQVAFSRYNTGSPRRGFQNGYVQRVVATARRVVPEIDPAAPVVTPPSPHSPPQGRVFGSGSAVADHPAAPAPTAPAWNIFPRSVGPARLARHRTVTITAHRIDPAGASTPHNRTSHVEHPD, from the coding sequence ATGCTTCTGAGCGCGGCTTTCATCGGCATGCTGGCCGCCCGCTGCGCCCCGGGCATTGCGGCGGGCACACTGGCGGCGATTGCCGGCACTGAATCCGGGTTCAATCCTCTGGCGATTCACGACAACACCACGGGCTTAGCCATGACCCCGGCGTCACGAATCGCGGCAATCAGCACCGCGCGCCGCCTGATCGCCGCGGGTCATTCCGTCGATCTCGGCCTGATGCAGATCAACAGCGCCAACCTCACCCGATTCGGCCTGACCGTGCGCAGTGCCTTCACTCCCTGCGCCTCCCTCGGCGCGGCCGGGCGGCTGCTGGCCCTGGATTATCAGCAGCCTACCTCGCCCGGCGCCGATCAGGCCGCCCTGCAGGTGGCGTTCTCACGCTACAACACCGGCTCCCCGCGCCGTGGGTTCCAGAACGGCTACGTCCAACGGGTCGTCGCCACCGCACGGCGCGTCGTCCCCGAGATCGATCCGGCGGCCCCGGTGGTGACACCACCTTCCCCTCATTCCCCTCCGCAAGGGCGGGTTTTCGGCTCCGGTTCGGCGGTGGCGGATCATCCCGCCGCCCCGGCACCGACCGCGCCCGCCTGGAACATCTTCCCGCGCTCGGTCGGCCCGGCCCGGCTCGCGCGGCATCGTACGGTGACCATCACCGCGCATCGCATCGACCCGGCCGGGGCCTCCACCCCTCACAACAGGACATCCCATGTCGAACATCCAGACTGA